The proteins below are encoded in one region of Reichenbachiella sp. 5M10:
- a CDS encoding glucose 1-dehydrogenase, with translation MSRLENKVALITGGNSGIGLATAKLFVAQGAKVVITGRRQEALDTAVKEIGGDVIAVLADVKDIGAGTRAIEQTVEQFGHIDILFLNAGIAGFMPIAEMTEEFFDEQFDTNVKGPFFMIKSALPYLSEGAVIIGNTSIVSQKGFPGSGVYSATKAAMRSLSRVLTNELQAKKIRAVSVAPGPIDTPIYGKMGMSEAELQGMSQGFAQQVPLGRFGTSEELAQTVLFLASDEASFITGVELEVDGGLSQV, from the coding sequence ATGAGTAGATTAGAAAACAAAGTAGCATTGATCACAGGAGGCAATAGCGGTATCGGTTTGGCGACTGCCAAGTTATTTGTAGCACAGGGAGCTAAAGTCGTGATTACAGGTAGAAGACAAGAAGCTCTGGATACTGCGGTCAAAGAAATCGGAGGGGATGTGATAGCCGTACTAGCTGATGTAAAAGATATAGGGGCTGGTACACGTGCAATCGAGCAGACTGTGGAGCAATTTGGTCACATTGATATTCTCTTTTTGAACGCGGGCATAGCAGGGTTTATGCCAATTGCTGAGATGACGGAAGAGTTTTTTGACGAGCAGTTTGATACCAATGTCAAAGGGCCATTTTTTATGATCAAATCCGCATTGCCTTATCTGAGCGAAGGGGCAGTGATCATAGGTAATACTTCGATCGTGAGTCAAAAGGGCTTCCCTGGGTCAGGCGTGTATTCTGCGACCAAGGCTGCAATGCGCTCACTCTCTAGAGTGTTGACCAACGAACTGCAAGCGAAGAAGATTCGCGCAGTGAGCGTGGCGCCTGGGCCAATAGATACGCCAATCTATGGCAAGATGGGTATGAGTGAAGCGGAACTTCAAGGGATGAGCCAAGGATTTGCCCAACAGGTGCCTCTCGGTAGATTTGGAACTTCGGAGGAGTTGGCACAGACAGTCTTGTTTCTAGCCTCTGACGAAGCGTCTTTCATCACGGGTGTCGAACTAGAGGTAGACGGGGGCTTGAGCCAAGTCTAA
- a CDS encoding TetR/AcrR family transcriptional regulator: MPKSVLFDRNQVLDVATKLFWKKGYHATSMQDLVDATGLNRSSLYNSFGDKHQLFEESLRHYQQWQSQTAALSFEKDLSPIQSIHHFFYSMVANIKQDAEQRGCFLSNCTTELANTDRSIQKMLKANKDGLLEVFAQKIRAAQQMDQIDPSKDVGLLALYLYASLQGLQVTAVLLSDSNDLDGLVELILEKL, from the coding sequence ATGCCAAAATCTGTTTTATTTGATCGCAACCAAGTGCTTGATGTAGCCACGAAACTTTTTTGGAAAAAGGGATATCACGCTACGTCGATGCAAGATTTGGTCGATGCGACGGGACTCAACCGCTCCAGTCTATACAATAGTTTTGGAGACAAGCATCAGCTCTTTGAAGAATCCTTGCGTCACTATCAGCAGTGGCAATCTCAAACTGCAGCGCTTAGTTTTGAGAAGGATTTATCCCCAATACAGTCCATACATCATTTTTTTTATTCGATGGTTGCGAACATCAAGCAGGATGCAGAGCAGCGGGGTTGTTTTCTTTCCAATTGCACCACGGAGTTGGCGAATACGGATCGGAGTATACAAAAAATGCTCAAAGCAAATAAAGACGGTCTACTGGAGGTGTTTGCTCAAAAAATTCGTGCAGCGCAGCAAATGGATCAGATTGACCCGTCAAAGGATGTAGGTTTATTAGCGTTGTACCTGTATGCAAGTTTGCAAGGGCTGCAAGTCACAGCGGTTTTGTTGTCGGACTCCAATGACTTGGATGGACTGGTGGAGTTGATATTGGAGAAACTCTGA
- a CDS encoding sugar O-acetyltransferase produces MKSEKEKMLAGELYDASDAELDKDRHEARLIFQRINAMGEESKAERNELFYQLFGEAGEGMWIEPPFYCDYGYNIKLGHKVFMNFNCCILDVCEVRLGNNVLLAPNVHIYTASHPLDAKTRAEWLEDGQPVSIGNDVWIGGGAIICPGVTIGNGVVIGAGSVVTKDVPDNVLVAGNPAKVIRQIDNSDHIV; encoded by the coding sequence ATGAAGTCGGAAAAGGAAAAAATGCTCGCTGGAGAGCTGTATGATGCTTCGGATGCCGAACTCGACAAGGACCGGCACGAGGCAAGGTTGATTTTTCAAAGAATCAACGCGATGGGAGAAGAAAGCAAAGCCGAACGCAACGAACTCTTTTATCAGCTTTTTGGTGAGGCTGGAGAGGGGATGTGGATCGAGCCGCCCTTCTACTGTGACTATGGCTACAACATCAAGTTGGGTCACAAGGTCTTCATGAATTTCAACTGCTGCATCCTAGACGTGTGTGAGGTTCGATTGGGAAATAATGTGCTCTTGGCCCCCAATGTTCACATCTATACTGCCTCTCACCCACTCGATGCTAAGACCCGTGCCGAATGGCTCGAAGACGGTCAACCGGTCAGCATTGGCAATGATGTCTGGATCGGAGGGGGAGCGATCATCTGTCCAGGGGTCACCATCGGCAATGGCGTGGTGATTGGTGCAGGCTCAGTGGTCACCAAGGATGTGCCTGACAATGTCCTCGTGGCGGGCAATCCTGCCAAGGTCATCCGGCAGATAGACAATTCGGACCATATCGTATAG
- a CDS encoding NAD(P)/FAD-dependent oxidoreductase, with amino-acid sequence MSTVQTDQLEKINIPKSDLPRIVIIGGGFGGLRFVKNIDTRKYQVVLLDRYNYHTFQPLLYQVATAGLEPDSIAGPLRKTFQKKKNFYFRMAAAKNVDPVAKIVETNIGQLRYDHLVLACGSITNFFNNEEFEQRAFPLKQLPHALNLRSQILQNFEKAVLKNDEQEVQRLMNYVIVGGGPTGVEVAGALGELKKKVLPKDFPELNLNKMQIYLIEGQDRLLGGMSQKSGEKVFEYLKKFDVNLYVGKIVKSFDGETVVLNDGMTIPSETLIWAAGVNGNALQGMNDTVTRDNRYQVDEYSQVRGFDEIYAIGDVAAMQSEELQRGHPMLAPVATQQGDLLAKNLNKGLEKSTWKPFKYMDKGTMATVGRNKAVTELYGKVKFGGFLAWLTWMFVHLVLIVEFRNKLVIMSNWVWNYFTYDRGTRLIIRPFIKKKKKQVEQAEEMPV; translated from the coding sequence ATGTCTACAGTCCAAACAGACCAACTCGAAAAAATCAACATTCCCAAGTCTGACTTACCACGAATCGTCATCATCGGCGGTGGCTTTGGTGGACTGAGGTTCGTCAAGAACATCGATACCCGAAAATACCAAGTGGTGCTTTTGGATCGCTACAATTACCACACTTTCCAACCTCTGCTCTATCAAGTCGCGACGGCAGGATTGGAGCCAGATTCTATTGCAGGGCCTTTGCGTAAGACCTTTCAAAAGAAGAAGAATTTTTATTTTCGCATGGCAGCTGCCAAAAATGTGGATCCTGTCGCAAAAATCGTAGAGACCAATATCGGTCAACTTCGATACGATCACTTGGTATTGGCCTGTGGTTCGATTACCAACTTCTTCAACAATGAGGAGTTTGAGCAACGTGCTTTTCCTCTCAAGCAGTTGCCCCATGCACTCAATCTTCGCTCTCAGATTCTGCAAAACTTCGAAAAAGCAGTGCTTAAAAATGACGAGCAAGAGGTACAGCGTCTCATGAACTATGTGATTGTGGGAGGAGGCCCGACAGGAGTAGAGGTGGCAGGGGCGTTGGGAGAGCTGAAGAAGAAAGTACTGCCCAAAGATTTTCCAGAGCTGAACCTCAACAAGATGCAGATCTATCTCATTGAAGGGCAGGATAGGCTCCTAGGAGGGATGTCTCAGAAGTCTGGAGAGAAAGTATTTGAATACCTCAAGAAATTTGATGTCAATCTCTATGTAGGAAAGATCGTCAAGTCATTTGATGGAGAGACAGTCGTACTCAATGACGGGATGACGATCCCATCGGAGACACTCATATGGGCAGCAGGTGTCAATGGAAATGCGCTGCAAGGCATGAATGACACAGTCACTCGAGACAACCGCTATCAAGTCGATGAATACAGCCAGGTCCGAGGTTTTGATGAGATATATGCGATCGGAGATGTAGCAGCCATGCAAAGCGAAGAGCTCCAGCGTGGACATCCGATGCTCGCACCTGTGGCGACTCAGCAAGGAGATCTTTTGGCCAAAAACCTCAACAAGGGCTTGGAAAAGAGCACTTGGAAGCCTTTCAAATATATGGACAAGGGCACGATGGCAACCGTCGGTCGCAACAAAGCAGTGACCGAATTGTACGGGAAAGTCAAGTTCGGGGGATTTTTGGCTTGGCTTACCTGGATGTTCGTTCACCTCGTGCTCATTGTTGAGTTTAGAAACAAGCTCGTCATTATGAGCAACTGGGTATGGAATTATTTCACCTATGATAGAGGGACACGTCTCATCATTCGCCCATTCATCAAGAAGAAAAAGAAGCAGGTCGAACAGGCTGAGGAAATGCCTGTTTGA